In a single window of the Streptacidiphilus sp. P02-A3a genome:
- a CDS encoding carbohydrate ABC transporter permease: protein MEITRWLTLGVMLLATVYFLAPVWWLLVSSTKTSSGLFTGNSFWFGHFAFFGNVRTVFAEQGGIFSRWLLNSAVYAVGGAAVSTLLSAMAGYALAKYRFRGREFTFNLVLAAVLIPQPLLAIPLYLMFSPVHLVNTYWGVLLPSMVSPFGVYLSRIYAGASVPDELIEAGRMDGAGEFRIFATISMRVMAPALVTVFLFQFVSIWTNYLLPVLMLAKSNLQPVTVGIVGWQSLRGIGSSSVPFNIVITAAMLSAVPLVVLFLSLQRFWRSGLVAGSVK from the coding sequence TTGGAGATAACCCGGTGGCTGACCCTGGGCGTGATGCTGCTGGCCACCGTCTACTTCCTGGCCCCGGTGTGGTGGCTGCTGGTCTCGTCCACCAAGACCAGCTCCGGGCTGTTCACCGGCAACAGCTTCTGGTTCGGCCACTTCGCCTTCTTCGGCAACGTGCGCACGGTCTTCGCGGAGCAGGGCGGGATCTTCTCGCGCTGGCTGCTGAACAGCGCCGTCTACGCCGTCGGCGGCGCCGCCGTGAGCACCCTGCTGTCCGCGATGGCGGGCTACGCCCTGGCCAAGTACCGGTTCCGGGGGCGGGAGTTCACCTTCAACCTGGTGCTCGCCGCGGTGCTGATTCCGCAGCCGCTGCTGGCCATCCCGCTGTACCTGATGTTCTCCCCGGTCCACCTGGTGAACACCTACTGGGGCGTGCTGCTGCCGAGCATGGTCAGCCCGTTCGGGGTCTACCTCTCCCGGATCTACGCGGGGGCCTCGGTCCCGGACGAGCTGATCGAGGCCGGACGCATGGACGGAGCGGGGGAGTTCCGCATCTTCGCGACCATCTCCATGCGGGTGATGGCGCCCGCGCTGGTCACCGTTTTCCTCTTCCAGTTCGTCAGCATCTGGACCAACTACCTGCTGCCGGTGCTGATGCTGGCCAAGAGCAACCTGCAGCCGGTCACCGTCGGCATCGTCGGCTGGCAGTCGCTGCGCGGGATCGGCAGCTCCTCGGTCCCGTTCAACATCGTCATCACCGCCGCGATGCTCTCCGCCGTCCCCCTCGTCGTCCTGTTCCTGTCCCTGCAACGCTTCTGGCGCTCCGGCCTGGTCGCCGGCAGCGTCAAATGA
- a CDS encoding carbohydrate ABC transporter permease: MTSATTEPPAVARTPRRPAHHQRRQSRTAAAFIAPFAVLFAGMYLAPIGYTVYQSLFRTHHDGLGLSAPTTVFAGLGNYSTALDDPAFRGSLLRVLLIGIVQVPVMLLLALALALLLDARRTLFKRFFRLAFFLPYALPGVIGAIMWSYLVAPGLSPITAAAHHLGLHLDLTSNALLAPTIGNMLTWGWTGYNMLIIYSALQAIPAELSEAARMDGCSPLRIAWHIKVPMVRPALVLTTVFSVIGTAQLYNEPAILHNVAPNLSSDYTPIFAAYDQINNNNFNAAAAESVILAVLAFVLSFGFLKFMQRRGETL; this comes from the coding sequence ATGACCAGCGCCACCACCGAACCACCGGCCGTCGCCCGGACCCCGCGACGCCCCGCGCACCACCAGCGCCGACAGTCCAGGACGGCAGCCGCCTTCATCGCCCCGTTCGCCGTCCTCTTCGCCGGGATGTACCTCGCGCCGATCGGGTACACCGTCTACCAGAGCCTGTTCAGGACCCACCACGACGGCCTCGGCCTGTCCGCGCCCACCACCGTCTTCGCGGGCCTGGGCAACTACAGCACCGCACTGGACGATCCGGCCTTCCGTGGCTCGCTGCTGCGGGTGCTGCTCATCGGCATCGTCCAGGTACCGGTGATGCTGCTGCTCGCGCTCGCCCTGGCGCTGCTGCTGGACGCCAGGCGGACGCTGTTCAAGCGGTTCTTCCGGCTGGCCTTCTTCCTGCCCTACGCGCTCCCCGGCGTGATCGGCGCCATCATGTGGTCCTACCTGGTGGCGCCGGGCCTGAGCCCGATCACCGCCGCCGCCCACCACCTGGGCCTGCACCTGGACCTCACCTCCAACGCGCTGCTGGCGCCCACCATCGGCAACATGCTGACCTGGGGCTGGACCGGCTACAACATGCTGATCATCTACTCCGCGCTACAGGCCATCCCGGCCGAACTCAGCGAGGCGGCGCGGATGGACGGCTGCTCGCCGCTGCGGATCGCCTGGCACATCAAGGTGCCGATGGTCCGTCCGGCCCTGGTGCTGACCACCGTGTTCTCGGTCATCGGCACCGCGCAGCTCTACAACGAGCCCGCCATCCTGCACAACGTCGCACCGAACCTCAGCAGCGACTACACGCCGATCTTCGCCGCCTACGACCAGATCAACAACAACAACTTCAACGCGGCGGCGGCGGAGTCGGTGATCCTGGCGGTGCTCGCGTTCGTGCTGTCCTTCGGCTTCCTCAAATTCATGCAACGACGGGGGGAAACGCTGTGA
- a CDS encoding extracellular solute-binding protein encodes MRVAVVVATAAMATAVAGCGSSGSGGSGSTGSTASGPVKLDFWGWAPGYAQSVALWNKSHPDIQVTFDTTASGAKGGYTKMLTAVKAGNAPCLAQVGYETLPSFAAAGALQDVTQDVSADRSQFAAWTWNQVTIDGKTYGAPVDTAPMALLYRKDLFAKYGITQPPATWAEYAADAAKVHHADPSVYLGDFGNDAYNYAGLAWQAGAQWFGTGGDQWQVSVDSAANQKVAGFWQGLESQGLLKNDPSYDPSLYSDMAKGKILSDVNAVWDTPILASSVKTTSGDWAVAPMPVWDAANPQYGNDGGSATAVLSGCKDSKQAAEFATWMSTDPGSLSNLIKVTGIYPAATAGLDNPALTAADPFYGGQTIFDVFKAEMPHINTEWQWGPTMTQASNDLADGLGTVEAGSARLPAVLGTVQSKTVSEMKQQGLSVSGG; translated from the coding sequence ATGCGCGTTGCCGTCGTCGTGGCCACCGCCGCCATGGCCACCGCCGTGGCCGGATGCGGTTCCAGCGGCTCCGGCGGTTCCGGCAGCACCGGGAGCACCGCGAGCGGCCCGGTGAAGCTGGACTTCTGGGGCTGGGCACCGGGCTACGCCCAGTCGGTCGCGCTGTGGAACAAGTCCCACCCGGACATCCAGGTCACCTTCGACACCACCGCCTCCGGTGCCAAGGGCGGCTACACCAAGATGCTGACCGCGGTGAAGGCGGGCAACGCCCCCTGTCTGGCCCAGGTCGGCTACGAGACGCTGCCCAGCTTCGCGGCGGCCGGGGCGCTGCAGGACGTCACCCAGGACGTCAGCGCCGACCGGAGCCAGTTCGCGGCCTGGACCTGGAACCAGGTCACCATCGACGGCAAGACCTACGGCGCGCCGGTCGACACCGCCCCGATGGCGCTGCTCTACCGCAAGGACCTGTTCGCCAAGTACGGCATCACCCAGCCCCCGGCGACCTGGGCCGAGTACGCCGCCGACGCGGCCAAGGTGCACCACGCCGACCCGTCCGTCTACCTCGGCGACTTCGGCAACGACGCGTACAACTACGCGGGCCTGGCCTGGCAGGCGGGCGCGCAGTGGTTCGGCACCGGCGGCGACCAGTGGCAGGTCAGCGTGGACAGCGCGGCCAACCAGAAGGTCGCCGGGTTCTGGCAGGGCCTGGAGAGCCAGGGGCTGCTCAAGAACGACCCGAGCTACGACCCCTCGCTGTACAGCGACATGGCCAAGGGCAAGATCCTCTCCGACGTCAACGCGGTCTGGGACACCCCGATCCTGGCGTCGAGCGTGAAGACCACCTCCGGCGACTGGGCGGTCGCCCCGATGCCGGTGTGGGACGCCGCCAACCCGCAGTACGGCAACGACGGAGGCTCGGCCACCGCCGTGCTCAGCGGCTGCAAGGACAGCAAGCAGGCCGCCGAGTTCGCCACCTGGATGAGCACCGACCCCGGCAGCCTGAGCAACCTGATCAAGGTCACCGGCATCTACCCGGCGGCCACCGCCGGCCTGGACAACCCGGCGCTGACCGCCGCCGACCCCTTCTACGGCGGCCAGACCATCTTCGACGTGTTCAAGGCCGAGATGCCGCACATCAACACCGAATGGCAGTGGGGCCCGACGATGACCCAGGCCTCCAACGACCTCGCGGACGGCCTCGGCACGGTGGAGGCAGGCAGTGCCCGACTCCCCGCGGTCCTCGGCACGGTGCAGAGCAAGACGGTCTCCGAGATGAAGCAGCAGGGCCTGAGCGTCTCCGGCGGCTGA
- a CDS encoding ROK family transcriptional regulator, with amino-acid sequence MTTARSLAMTGSAKPTDRASIRRTNLGLVLRLLRDSGARSRARIATDTGLPKATISSLIGELVEHGLVIEGELERDGAVGRPGHAVEVDGRTVCGLGLEVNVDYLSVIALNLRGDLVAEDRIAVDVREAGPESVLDSLARLTRDTIAALRERGIRSLGVTIAAPGMIDLDSGTVSYASNIGWRGVAAVDGLRRRLGPAAPPIHLENDAKLGAVAEYLVASAAGIHDLLYLTGETGVGAGIIAGGRLLRGTAGFAGEVGHLPLGLDGPPCACGRTGCWETAVGLAALLRYAADPDDMVCDPSVDLVQRLAELRRRADSGDQRTLTALERIADGLGPGLVLLLDVLNPRLAVLGGYFAYFGDYLIDTVRRQANTSVMAPNAGGCEIGLSTLGFTAAARGGAYLALDTVYEDPIGAVSP; translated from the coding sequence GTGACAACAGCCCGCAGCCTGGCGATGACGGGATCGGCCAAACCGACCGATCGCGCGTCCATCCGCCGTACCAACCTGGGCCTGGTGCTGCGCCTGCTGCGGGACTCCGGCGCGCGCTCGCGGGCCCGCATCGCCACCGACACCGGCCTGCCCAAGGCCACCATCTCCAGCCTGATCGGCGAGCTGGTCGAGCACGGCCTGGTCATCGAGGGCGAGTTGGAGCGCGACGGCGCGGTCGGCCGCCCCGGGCACGCGGTCGAGGTGGACGGCCGGACGGTCTGCGGCCTCGGGCTGGAGGTCAACGTGGACTACCTCAGCGTGATCGCGCTCAACCTGCGCGGCGACCTGGTCGCCGAGGACCGGATCGCCGTGGACGTGCGCGAGGCCGGTCCGGAGTCCGTCCTCGACAGCCTCGCCCGGCTCACCCGGGACACCATCGCCGCGCTGCGGGAGCGCGGGATCCGCAGCCTGGGGGTGACCATCGCCGCGCCCGGCATGATCGACCTCGACTCCGGCACGGTCAGCTACGCGTCCAACATCGGCTGGCGCGGCGTCGCCGCCGTGGACGGGCTGCGGCGGCGGCTCGGCCCGGCCGCCCCGCCGATCCACCTGGAGAACGACGCCAAGCTCGGCGCGGTCGCCGAGTACCTGGTCGCCTCGGCGGCCGGGATCCACGACCTGCTCTACCTGACCGGCGAGACCGGCGTCGGCGCCGGGATCATCGCCGGTGGACGGCTGCTGCGCGGCACCGCCGGATTCGCCGGCGAGGTCGGCCACCTGCCGCTCGGACTGGACGGCCCCCCGTGCGCCTGCGGGCGGACCGGCTGCTGGGAGACCGCGGTGGGCCTGGCCGCGCTGCTGCGCTACGCCGCCGACCCGGACGACATGGTCTGCGACCCGTCGGTGGACCTGGTCCAGCGGTTGGCCGAGCTGCGCCGCCGGGCCGACTCCGGCGACCAGCGCACGCTCACCGCACTGGAGCGGATTGCCGACGGGCTCGGCCCGGGACTGGTGCTGCTGCTGGACGTGCTGAACCCCCGACTCGCGGTGCTCGGCGGCTACTTCGCCTACTTCGGCGACTACCTGATCGACACCGTGCGGCGCCAGGCCAACACCTCGGTGATGGCGCCGAACGCCGGTGGCTGCGAGATCGGCCTGTCCACCCTCGGCTTCACCGCCGCCGCCCGGGGCGGGGCCTACCTGGCCCTGGACACCGTGTACGAGGACCCGATCGGCGCCGTGTCACCCTGA
- a CDS encoding RICIN domain-containing protein: MPHLRRALAAAATTLALLTGGALTPAVASAATPSAGYTVSIGSTGSFNYADDTPASGYIDKDGTFYFQSSHSLYGATDPRSWDFYTGTNFDTASDDTAIDNAVNPANAKDSNADTTWRCDNSPTGLEATTAGSGSGYAEANYCDLVGVWVDPDTGNWYGLVHDEFTPQPFGDGLHYDSIDYAVSTDQGKVWSIKGHVITSPYSTARDDTAAFPNQTYDYGDGDPRLYVDTASGYFYVYYGSRIVPKGGVGGSTGGLAHVARAPISGKMATGTWQKWYDGAWSQPGVGGQESNMEPVTAADPNGYTPVAGDYSPKTTGNVDQQVAAGELPSKSPLFIMNITYDAYLGLYLGEPEVVSGVQPQQFYATSNLATQKWSLIGTSGSDYTSDSWYRWFVDSANRTSSTIVGKSFRSYCAIACAHSDGEYANVTVGSSAPVAAPVDPTEAYRISSGTGRVLAQVAGSPATTSQSDAGRSKQAEWSFVSDGDGSYQIVNIGSGRALGVDSGTTASRAWGTEPTVTPVGAAGPTVGQQWFVIADTNPRTGARTGSYRLVNRYSQLVLDLTGHAGQLTGTTPTRSWTNTTGNAVGGRGSAAEQTLRLTPAGRIPGPDRVSVYTPGAQTGTVGTAVSVQVNAADSTGRTLGFTASGLPAGLSISSTGLITGTPTASGTATVKVTASSGRAHGSTGFGWTVMPLAPDLTGTHTVSLSGQALEDPAASQSDGQQLDTSALTGAQDQSWTFTRQTDGSYTLTNGASGQCANDNGGFTTPGDSVIQWPCGSGDNQDWTVTELLSGGYTLTNVNSRLLLTTASTANGALVTQQPDTGSALQQWTIH; encoded by the coding sequence GTGCCACACCTTCGAAGGGCGCTAGCAGCCGCAGCGACCACCCTCGCCCTGCTCACCGGCGGCGCGTTGACCCCGGCCGTCGCCTCGGCGGCCACCCCCAGCGCCGGCTACACCGTCTCCATCGGCTCGACCGGCAGCTTCAACTACGCGGACGACACCCCGGCCAGCGGCTACATCGACAAGGACGGCACCTTCTACTTCCAGTCCTCGCACTCGCTGTACGGCGCCACCGACCCCCGCTCCTGGGACTTCTACACCGGGACGAACTTCGACACCGCCAGTGACGACACCGCGATCGACAACGCGGTGAACCCGGCCAACGCCAAGGACTCCAACGCCGACACCACCTGGCGCTGCGACAACAGCCCCACCGGCCTGGAGGCCACCACCGCGGGCTCGGGCTCCGGCTACGCCGAGGCCAACTACTGCGACCTGGTGGGGGTCTGGGTCGATCCGGACACCGGGAACTGGTACGGCCTGGTGCACGACGAGTTCACCCCGCAGCCCTTCGGCGACGGGCTGCACTACGACTCCATCGACTACGCCGTCTCCACCGACCAGGGGAAGGTGTGGAGCATCAAGGGCCACGTGATCACCTCCCCCTACAGCACCGCCCGCGACGACACCGCCGCCTTCCCGAACCAGACCTACGACTACGGTGACGGCGACCCGAGGCTCTACGTGGACACCGCCTCCGGGTACTTCTACGTCTACTACGGCTCCCGGATCGTGCCCAAGGGCGGGGTCGGCGGCAGCACCGGCGGCCTGGCGCACGTCGCCCGCGCGCCGATCTCCGGCAAGATGGCGACCGGCACCTGGCAGAAGTGGTACGACGGCGCCTGGTCGCAGCCCGGCGTGGGCGGCCAGGAGAGCAACATGGAGCCGGTGACCGCCGCCGATCCGAACGGCTACACCCCGGTCGCCGGGGACTACAGCCCGAAGACCACGGGCAATGTCGACCAGCAGGTCGCGGCCGGTGAACTGCCGTCCAAGTCACCGCTGTTCATCATGAACATCACCTACGACGCCTACCTCGGCCTGTACCTCGGCGAACCCGAGGTGGTCTCCGGCGTCCAGCCGCAGCAGTTCTACGCCACCTCGAACCTGGCCACCCAGAAGTGGTCCCTGATCGGCACCTCGGGCAGCGACTACACCTCCGACTCCTGGTACCGCTGGTTCGTCGACAGCGCCAACCGGACCAGTTCCACCATCGTCGGCAAGAGCTTCCGCTCGTACTGCGCCATCGCCTGCGCCCACTCCGACGGCGAGTACGCCAACGTCACCGTCGGCTCCAGCGCGCCGGTGGCCGCGCCGGTCGACCCGACCGAGGCGTACCGGATCAGCAGCGGCACCGGCCGGGTGCTGGCCCAGGTGGCCGGGAGCCCGGCGACCACCTCGCAGAGCGACGCGGGCCGGTCGAAGCAGGCCGAGTGGTCCTTCGTCAGCGACGGCGACGGCTCGTACCAGATCGTCAACATCGGCAGCGGCCGGGCGCTCGGCGTCGACTCCGGCACCACCGCGTCCCGGGCCTGGGGCACCGAGCCCACGGTCACCCCGGTCGGCGCCGCCGGTCCCACCGTCGGGCAGCAGTGGTTCGTCATCGCCGACACCAACCCCCGTACCGGCGCCAGGACCGGGAGCTACCGGCTGGTCAACCGCTACAGCCAGCTGGTGCTGGACCTGACCGGGCACGCCGGTCAGCTCACCGGGACCACGCCGACCCGCAGCTGGACCAACACCACCGGCAACGCGGTCGGCGGCCGCGGCTCCGCCGCCGAGCAGACCCTGCGGCTCACCCCCGCCGGTCGGATCCCGGGACCGGACCGGGTCAGCGTCTACACCCCGGGCGCGCAGACCGGCACCGTCGGCACCGCCGTCTCGGTCCAGGTCAACGCCGCCGACTCGACGGGCCGCACGCTCGGATTCACCGCGTCCGGGCTCCCGGCCGGGCTGTCGATCAGCTCCACCGGGCTGATCACCGGCACCCCGACCGCCTCCGGCACCGCCACCGTCAAGGTCACCGCCTCCTCCGGCCGGGCCCACGGCTCGACCGGCTTCGGCTGGACCGTCATGCCGCTCGCCCCGGACCTGACCGGCACGCACACCGTCTCACTGTCCGGTCAAGCCCTGGAGGACCCCGCCGCCTCGCAGTCGGACGGCCAGCAGCTGGACACCTCGGCGCTGACCGGCGCCCAGGACCAGAGCTGGACCTTCACCCGGCAGACCGACGGCTCGTACACGCTCACCAACGGTGCCTCGGGCCAGTGCGCCAACGACAACGGGGGGTTCACCACCCCGGGCGACTCGGTGATCCAGTGGCCCTGCGGCAGCGGCGACAACCAGGACTGGACGGTGACCGAACTGCTCTCCGGCGGCTACACGCTGACCAACGTCAACAGCCGACTGCTGCTGACCACCGCCTCGACCGCGAACGGCGCGCTGGTCACCCAGCAGCCCGACACCGGCTCCGCGCTCCAGCAGTGGACCATCCACTGA
- a CDS encoding peptidylprolyl isomerase, with translation MARRRWLPLAAAVSLVLGLAGAAQASNVGPDSGAAPRAVTAVATAPGCGFTAAVPADRFKGIPAFDQAEAARPYTAKLYTDQGLIAFQALTAQAPCTTFSFRFLADHQYFNRTHCHRLTTKGIYVLQCGDPTGTGSGGPGYSFNDENLAGATYPAGTVAMANAGPNTNGSQFFFVWKDTTLPPDYTPFGRVTSGLAVLRKIAAAGEDDQNGPGDGFPTLPVDIDRVAISPR, from the coding sequence ATGGCGCGCAGAAGATGGCTTCCCCTGGCGGCGGCGGTGTCGCTGGTGCTCGGCCTGGCCGGAGCCGCGCAGGCCAGCAACGTGGGCCCGGACAGCGGCGCGGCGCCGCGCGCGGTCACGGCGGTGGCCACGGCCCCCGGCTGCGGCTTCACAGCGGCGGTCCCGGCTGACCGCTTCAAGGGCATCCCGGCCTTCGACCAGGCCGAGGCGGCCCGCCCCTACACCGCGAAGCTCTACACCGACCAGGGCCTGATCGCCTTCCAGGCGCTGACCGCCCAGGCCCCGTGCACCACCTTCTCCTTCCGGTTCCTGGCCGACCACCAGTACTTCAACCGGACCCACTGCCACCGGCTCACCACCAAGGGCATCTACGTGCTCCAGTGCGGCGACCCGACCGGTACCGGCAGCGGCGGCCCCGGCTACTCCTTCAACGACGAGAACCTGGCCGGCGCCACCTACCCGGCCGGTACCGTGGCGATGGCCAACGCCGGGCCGAACACCAACGGCAGCCAGTTCTTCTTCGTCTGGAAGGACACCACCCTGCCGCCCGACTACACCCCCTTCGGCCGGGTGACCAGCGGCCTGGCGGTGCTGCGGAAGATCGCCGCCGCCGGTGAGGACGACCAGAACGGCCCCGGCGACGGCTTCCCCACCCTCCCGGTCGACATCGACCGGGTCGCGATCAGCCCCCGCTGA
- a CDS encoding type 1 glutamine amidotransferase domain-containing protein, whose product MAKILFVLTGADHWTLADGSKHPTGFWAEEAAAPYQVFKQAGHEITVATPGGVEPPLDRGSLDPSFNGGQEGADQVAATLAGFSELRRPLKLEDVDLADYDAVFYPGGHGPMEDLAVNADSGRLLTLALESGKPLGVVCHAPAALLAARNEDGSSPFAGYRLTGFSNAEEAQAGFADKAKWLLQDRLVALGTDYQEGEPWAPKVVVDRNLITGQNPASAAPLATELLKHLS is encoded by the coding sequence ATGGCAAAGATCCTTTTCGTGCTGACCGGCGCCGACCACTGGACGCTGGCGGACGGCAGCAAGCACCCCACCGGCTTCTGGGCCGAGGAGGCGGCGGCCCCGTACCAGGTGTTCAAGCAGGCCGGACACGAGATCACGGTGGCCACCCCGGGCGGCGTCGAGCCGCCGCTGGACCGGGGCAGCCTGGACCCGTCGTTCAACGGCGGCCAGGAGGGCGCCGACCAGGTCGCGGCCACCCTCGCCGGATTCTCCGAGCTGCGGCGGCCGCTGAAGCTGGAGGACGTCGACCTGGCCGACTACGACGCGGTCTTCTACCCCGGTGGCCACGGCCCGATGGAGGACCTGGCGGTCAACGCCGACTCCGGTCGGCTGCTCACCCTGGCGCTGGAGTCCGGCAAGCCGCTGGGCGTGGTCTGCCACGCCCCGGCCGCGCTGCTGGCCGCCAGGAACGAGGACGGCTCCTCGCCCTTCGCCGGGTACCGGCTGACCGGCTTCAGCAACGCCGAGGAGGCCCAGGCCGGTTTCGCCGACAAGGCGAAGTGGCTGCTCCAGGACCGCCTGGTGGCCCTCGGCACCGACTACCAGGAGGGCGAGCCCTGGGCCCCGAAGGTGGTCGTCGACCGCAACCTGATCACCGGCCAGAACCCCGCCTCCGCCGCCCCGCTGGCCACCGAACTGCTGAAGCACCTGTCCTGA
- a CDS encoding LysR family transcriptional regulator translates to MSDRESHGSAGIPPTAVPGPVDLNLLRTFLAVHRTSSFTAAAHLLGLSQPTVTTQIRALERRLGRELFERGARGVMPVPFADELAVRVVEPLDALSAVTGGPNTEGLTEPVHLAGPAELLCARVLPALAPLVARGVRLRVTTGLTDPLLAALVAGRHDLVIATSRPTGRTLRAQPLMDEEFVLVAAPAWAERITGDLPEALDPLPLLSYAEDLPIARRYWRHVFGRRLNSRAAVTVADLRGVLAAVTAGAGFSVLPRYLCQDELASGALVLLHRPEDPPINTGYLVQRPGPSPNPHHVLVHDELLRAARDW, encoded by the coding sequence ATGAGTGATAGGGAATCCCATGGCTCAGCGGGAATACCGCCGACGGCCGTCCCCGGGCCGGTGGACCTCAATCTGCTCCGCACCTTCCTGGCCGTGCACCGCACCAGTTCCTTCACCGCCGCCGCGCACCTGCTCGGGCTGTCGCAGCCGACGGTGACCACTCAGATCCGGGCCCTGGAGCGGCGGCTCGGCCGCGAGCTGTTCGAGCGCGGAGCACGCGGGGTGATGCCGGTACCGTTCGCGGACGAGCTGGCGGTGCGGGTGGTCGAGCCGCTGGACGCGCTTTCGGCCGTCACCGGCGGCCCGAACACCGAGGGCCTGACCGAGCCCGTCCACCTGGCCGGACCGGCGGAGCTGCTCTGCGCCCGGGTGCTGCCCGCGCTGGCCCCGCTGGTCGCGCGGGGGGTACGGCTGCGGGTGACCACCGGCCTGACCGATCCGCTGCTGGCCGCGCTCGTCGCGGGCCGCCACGACCTGGTCATCGCCACCAGCCGCCCGACCGGCCGGACGCTGCGGGCGCAGCCGCTGATGGACGAGGAGTTCGTGCTGGTGGCGGCGCCCGCCTGGGCCGAGCGGATCACCGGTGACCTGCCCGAGGCACTGGACCCGCTGCCGCTGCTCTCCTACGCCGAGGACCTGCCGATCGCCCGGCGCTACTGGCGGCACGTCTTCGGCCGTCGGCTGAACAGCCGGGCCGCGGTCACCGTCGCCGACCTGCGCGGCGTCCTGGCCGCGGTCACCGCGGGCGCCGGTTTCAGCGTGCTCCCCCGCTACCTGTGCCAGGACGAGCTGGCCTCCGGCGCGCTGGTGCTGCTGCACCGGCCCGAGGACCCGCCGATCAACACCGGCTACCTGGTGCAGCGCCCCGGCCCCAGCCCCAACCCGCACCACGTGCTGGTCCACGACGAACTGCTCCGGGCCGCCCGGGACTGGTGA